In Pyrus communis chromosome 8, drPyrComm1.1, whole genome shotgun sequence, one genomic interval encodes:
- the LOC137741941 gene encoding uncharacterized protein: MKESNPATEPFGQNIIKLISNLCFSVFVFSVLIITVIAITYQPPDPWLESAPALTKLFTDSENATFKDDNSVLTTGEDLPLAPAVSPVSSGFAVITESVIAKAEAKVSNSTNSTLSDGLNCEDLERVNCSDPRALIAVERFNLRWFKNIVFLEYQTPVNGSKADECDVLWKFRNKKEKSWRKYRDFRRFKLGFGVNCTYKVVHAGRWHSGINGRRASRISSNGTRGGGKARITPPVRDEQINDTIPSLGSDKNFRRGRYLYYSRGGDYCKGMNQFQWSFLCGLGEAMYLNRTFVMDLSVCLAGSYTLSNKDEEGKDFRYYFDYEHLKETASIVDEDEFLRDWKKWDRIHKKKVPIKKVASHKVTPMQLKKERSTIIWRQFDGPEPENYWYRVCEGQAAKYVQRPWHALWKSKRLMNIVTEISGRMDWDFDAVHVVRGEKAQNKQLWPHLDYDTSPDMLLNKVKTMVQPWRNLYIATNERFYNYFDKLRSQYKVHLLDDYKELWSNTSEWYNETSNLNNGRPVEFDGYMRVEVDTEVLYRAKTRVETFYNLTADCKDGINTC, from the coding sequence ATGAAAGAATCGAATCCGGCCACCGAGCCCTTCGGGCAAAACATCATCAAACTCATCAGCAATCTCTGTTTCTCAGTTTTTGTCTTTTCGGTGCTTATAATTACTGTAATTGCCATCACCTACCAACCCCCAGATCCATGGCTGGAGTCAGCTCCGGCCTTAACAAAACTCTTCACCGATTCCGAGAACGCCACTTTCAAAGATGACAACTCTGTCCTCACAACCGGCGAGGATTTACCTCTTGCCCCCGCCGTGTCCCCGGTTTCTTCGGGTTTTGCAGTCATTACGGAGTCTGTGATTGCGAAAGCCGAGGCCAAGGTCTCTAATTCGACTAATTCGACCCTGTCGGACGGGTTGAATTGTGAGGATTTGGAGAGAGTGAATTGCTCTGACCCACGGGCTTTGATTGCGGTGGAGAGATTTAATTTGAGGTGGTTTAAGAACATTGTGTTCTTGGAGTATCAAACGCCGGTTAATGGGTCGAAAGCGGATGAATGCGATGTGTTGTGGAAGTTTAGGAACAAAAAGGAGAAGTCTTGGAGGAAGTATAGGGATTTTAGGAGGTTTAAGCTCGGATTCGGGGTGAATTGTACTTATAAGGTGGTGCACGCCGGAAGGTGGCATTCGGGTATTAATGGGAGGAGAGCGAGCAGGATTAGTAGTAATGGCACCAGGGGTGGTGGGAAGGCTAGAATCACCCCACCAGTTCGTGATGAACAGATCAATGATACGATCCCTAGCTTGGGATCGGATAAGAATTTTAGGAGGGGGAGGTACTTGTACTATTCGCGCGGAGGGGATTATTGCAAGGGGATGAACCAGTTCCAATGGAGTTTCTTGTGTGGTTTAGGTGAGGCTATGTATTTGAACAGGACATTTGTGATGGATTTGAGTGTCTGCTTGGCGGGGAGTTATACTCTGAGTAATAAAGATGAGGAAGGGAAAGATTTTCGGTATTACTTTGATTATGAACATCTCAAGGAAACCGCCTCAATTGTGGATGAGGATGAATTTCTGCGGGATTGGAAGAAGTGGGATCGGATCCATAAGAAGAAAGTGCCCATTAAGAAGGTCGCGAGCCATAAGGTGACGCCAATGCAGCTCAAGAAAGAGAGGAGCACTATTATATGGAGGCAGTTTGATGGTCCGGAGCCAGAAAATTACTGGTACAGGGTGTGTGAAGGACAGGCTGCTAAGTACGTTCAGAGGCCGTGGCATGCCTTGTGGAAATCGAAGAGATTGATGAATATTGTTACGGAGATCAGCGGGCGGATGGACTGGGATTTTGATGCTGTTCATGTTGTGCGAGGAGAGAAGGCGCAGAATAAGCAGCTTTGGCCTCACCTTGATTATGATACGTCCCCAGACATGCTTCTTAACAAGGTCAAGACGATGGTGCAGCCTTGGAGGAATCTGTATATAGCCACTAACGAACGGTTCTACAATTACTTTGATAAACTGAGGTCTCAGTACAAAGTTCATTTGCTTGATGACTACAAAGAACTTTGGAGTAACACGAGTGAGTGGTACAATGAGACTAGCAATTTAAACAACGGGCGACCAGTTGAGTTCGATGGATACATGAGGGTTGAAGTGGATACCGAGGTTCTTTACAGGGCAAAGACGCGTGTGGAAACATTCTATAATTTGACGGCAGATTGCAAGGACGGAATCAACACATGCTGA